GCCGGACGGGTCAGCAGGCCCAGCACCAGCAACAGCGGGAACAGGTGCTCGGCATAAGTCGCCAGGTGCGCAGCCCAGTCCGGCGGGATCAACGGCAAGGCGTACTCCGAACGGAACAGGGTGTAGGTCGACGGCTTGAGCTCAAGAAAGCCCGTGACCTTGGTGCGCCCCGACAGGAAGAACACCGCCGCAATCGCCACCCGCGCCACC
The genomic region above belongs to Pseudomonas azotoformans and contains:
- a CDS encoding DoxX family protein; translation: MIQRLLPEALLLLVARVAIAAVFFLSGRTKVTGFLELKPSTYTLFRSEYALPLIPPDWAAHLATYAEHLFPLLLVLGLLTRPAAAALLGMTLVIEVFVYPAAWPVHLTWAGLLLPLLAYGGGAWSLDRLILGKRS